Proteins encoded within one genomic window of Cucumis sativus cultivar 9930 chromosome 3, Cucumber_9930_V3, whole genome shotgun sequence:
- the LOC101210860 gene encoding protein BREVIS RADIX, whose translation MFTCIACTKQTDDGGEDGAARGSGTPSTKEAVKSLTTQIKDMALKFSGAYRQCKPCTGSSSYKKGQRPYPDFDTASEGVPYPYIGGASASSTPAWDFPPINRHPHTRSDSRFKAAYRGDQTPGGDSTISACDVVLEDEDEPKEWMAQVEPGVHITFVSLPNGGNDLKRIRFNREMFNKWQAQRWWGENYDRITELYNVQRFNQQALHTPPRTEDGRDSSYSKVGRDSPMTSANKDWTPRNYKPSGSKGFPSDQHYDHGNSHPYAGSSAYPAGSVKGDMSSMEASRTTTSSRDEPSISISNASDIEAEWVEEDEPGVYITIRQLVDGTRELRRVRFSRERFGEMNAKQWWEHNRERIQAQYL comes from the exons ATGTTTACATGCATAGCATGTACGAAACAGACAGACGACGGAGGTGAGGATGGGGCTGCGCGTGGGAGTGGCACGCCTAGTACAAAGGAAGCCGTCAAAAGCCTGACAACGCAG ATTAAGGACATGGCGTTGAAATTCTCTGGTGCTTATAGGCAGTGCAAGCCTTGCACAGGCTCCAGTAGCTATAAGAAAGGGCAGAGACCTTACCCAGATTTTGACACAGCTTCAGAAGGGGTTCCATATCCTTACATAGGAGGGGCAAGTGCAAGTTCAACCCCTGCTTGGGACTTCCCTCCTATTAATCGCCACCCACATACAAGATCTGACTCTAGATTTAAAGCGGCTTACAGAGGAGACCAGACCCCTGGAGGCGATTCCACCATATCAGCATGTGATGTGGTGCTTGAGGATGAGGATGAGCCGAAAGAGTGGATGGCACAAGTGGAGCCCGGCGTTCACATTACTTTTGTGTCCCTACCCAATGGAGGCAATGATTTAAAACGAATTCGTTTCAA TCGAGAAATGTTTAACAAATGGCAAGCTCAGCGATGGTGGGGAGAGAATTATGACAGAATAACGGAGCTCTATAATGTCCAGAGATTCAATCAACAAGCTCTTCATACGCCACCAAGAACTGAGGACGGG AGGGATTCTTCTTACTCAAAAGTGGGAAGGGATAGTCCGATGACTTCTGCGAACAAAGATTGGACGCCGAGAAACTATAAACCTTCGGGAAGTAAAGGATTTCCATCTGACCAGCATTATGATCATGGAAACAGCCACCCATATGCAGGTTCAAGCGCCTACCCAGCAGGCAGCGTCAAAGGTGACATGTCCTCCATGGAAGCATCACGCACAACAACCTCTTCTAGAGACGAGCCTTCAATTTCCATTAGCAATGCAAGCGACATTGAAGCGGAATGGGTCGAGGAAGATGAACCGGGGGTCTACATAACTATCAGGCAGCTTGTTGATGGCACTAGAGAACTTCGTCGTGTTAGATTCAG CCGTGAAAGGTTTGGTGAAATGAACGCGAAGCAATGGTGGGAACATAACAGGGAGAGGATCCAAGCTCAATACCTATAA